The genomic DNA CCacataattcaatttttaaaacataaataaagaaGAATGAAGTTGCCAACTCTGTTCTTTATTGATGTAGCAATCTAAATTTACAAAATGTAGTTAAAGGATTCtttacttaacaaaaaaaatactcttcCAATTAAGAAATTTTTCAATTACACTTTAACATGCTTCATTTGTTCCAGTAAGActgattattaattaaaatgacatgCATGTTTGCTtgagtgtatgtgtgtgtgtgtgaactATATCTACATCTACAACAAATGCCACTATAACTCTTTATTCATTGCCCTTGTCTTCACTTGCCCTATTAAATTCTCCTTTTCCTGTAGAAATTGATGAAGAGTTTGAGTTGTATAAGGAGAAGGCATTGTGCATGGAGGAGTATCACTTGGTGAAATCACCATGCCCTCAACCATGAAATGTTTCCTTGCACCACGCAAAGAACATGCCATACTTTCAGAACAAACCTCAACTGCTCCTTCTggtatttttggtttgaatctCAAAAGCTTAGCATAGCTATTTAATAGGTGAAACATGTAATCATAAACAAACTTCATCTTTAAGTTATCTATGATGTAGTTGGTTCCTCCTTCTCCAATTTTTTGTGCctgcaattaatattgttgaaatCAATTAGATCAAGTCTTGTTTACCTTGGTAAGCAAGAGAATTTAAATGTATTAGGAAAAAAAGATTAGAGAAAGTAattaactactccctccgtcccaaattgtatgtcattttagaaaaaatatttgtcctaaattgtatgtcgctttacaataccaatgaaaaattaatgttacttttcctattatatccttcactatttattactttatcttatttcaattccttcatttatctttcccatatcatttattgaggacaattttgtaaaataactcataatatctctttcccacacaatattaattacatttcttaatatgtgtgaaatgcccaaaacgttatacaatttgggacggagggagtagtaaataTTGGCTAGAATGTAATTGAGTCCAATTAAACTAAGGCTATGTTTGTGTATGTAGGAACAAAGTGAATGGTTCAACTTCATTGTggaacaaaactttttttttaaaattcggTATCCAATCTATGAACCAACTAATCCGAGTGGGCggatcccaccgcccacttgtaGGAACCCCATTAAAATCCGTATGAACTTGCCCGCTGAAATTGGCATCAGggggaatcgaacctgaaatCTTGAGAgaagcaaactccaagatctcaaaccaaccactaggccaacaaTAAATTGGTTATTGTGGAACAAAACTATATTATCAGCTATAAATAATGTGCAACAAAACTAGCATATGTTTAACTTAACACAAattttttctcttctaaatATAGAAATCATTTAGttgaaaattgagaaagaagATGATTACTTTGTCAAGGTGAGCATTCCCCCAATCCACTGCAAACTTAATCTCTTCACACATGTTTTTGGCACTGATAGGCCAATAGTGCTGCAAAGGTATCAAGCTTCTTGTAAAGAAATCATAGTACTTAGGCTCTATGAACATAGTCATGGAGTCACATGCTATTATGTACTTTTCACTCACAGACCATGTTGCCCCTTCTGCATAAATCTTGTACCttaacataaaacataaaacatgaaacataaatttcatagtttaacaaataaaaatctcATACATCAATACAACAAActcaaaaatgaaataaaagattCAAAGTTACATGGAGtacttaaaaaagaatttatttgcATACCTATAGGTACATTGATTTTCCAATTTTGTGTCTTGGAAATTTTTCGATCTCTCCTTTTGCCATTGCTGAAAAGGagcaaaaaaatatgaatatcgTCTTTGAAAAATTGATGCAATTTCTCTAAACAAAAGCGAGAGGCATAAGGTTATGTATTTACAATGTCATATATTCGAGCATTCCAATCATGTTCTTCGGAGGCGTTACACTTTTCGAGTTCTTTTCTAATGGGAGATACTGCTGGATTTCCCTTCCAAAATGCATAAGGTGTTCTATCCTTCCATTTGACATTCTTGTTGCCTTCTTGTATATTGCGCAATGTTGTTTCCCATGGTCTTATGTGGAGCTCAGCCCTAACatgaaaaaaatgtaaactataattttgttttccttttatttCACTTTAATTAGATGAAACAACAATGATATTAATCCTTGCATGATAGTTATGCTTCCATGCACAAATAATCATAAATCCAATTAAAGGGAATAGAAGCTTTACCAACCCCAGAAGGTCCAATCAGGAAAAACAATGTCAAGTGTATCTTCATCTCCACAATAATGAAAAATAGGTGGAGGTGACACATTTTCTGGCCCTTGAAATTTTTTCTTGTCCACCACATTTTTATCACCACATTGAAACATTAGCTCCAAATCAGGTATTTTTCCAGGGTATAACCTTAAAAGTTGTAAAATTCCCCATATTGTGAACACATCCCTTGTTTGATAAGATTTTGCAAATTTATCTATGTATGCTTTTCCATTCACAACCACAAGCCTAAAATGTGACATGTTTTTTCCACTTTCAACCATTTCTCTTGTGATTCCTGTTTTCTCCCATGGCTTAAGATCTTCATGGATCCATTTGAAGTAATTTGGACATGATGAGGATGGTGAATCATCATTGAGATGGAATGTTGTTGGGTAGGAAAATGGACAAGTTGAGTTTGAGGTTTCATTGTTGCAATTTAGTGGGAATTGAGGTTGTTGTTTAATGTTGTTTAAGACTTCTATTGTCTTGAAAATAGTAGTGCTTGTTACTTTGgactgaaaaaacaaaaattacattgATTAGATTAATCAATCTCAATGCATACATAGATTAAGtatacttttgaaaaaaatgttgaacTTACAAAAGaattgttgaaaatttaaaatttaagacTAGACTGAAATGCCACACAACATGTGTTATTCCTTCGATCTATATATAGGTTGCCATAAGTCGCAAGCACGAAGAAATGTAACTAAAgaaattgtaaattttgatgacaatttttttttttttttttttttttttgtaaatttagaACCTCTTGTCCCTATCTTAGGGTTAGTCCAATCTCCACTCCCCACCGACCGTGAGATTTTTCAATTTGATATCTGAGATACCCACCCTCTCACATTtctcaataataattcatcatttcaatgGAGTAAAATGTAACATTAGTTTTTAACACCTTCACTCTCTCTTCATCAATATGTCACATACTAATGGGAGAATCATGACAATTGAGGGAAAGGAGacaaaccaaccaagaaaaagaATGTTAAAGATATGAATGAAGGGATAAAGtgaatagaaacaaaaacaaccatGACCAAAGTATGTAACATCTATAACAAGTACACATTTTAAACACAAGAATCAATAGATATATGTTGTGAAATATGAGAGACTTACAAGATCAATTTCCAAGATAAAAGAGCTTGCAACAAATATAACGAGGATGATAATGGAGAAGGAAATCCATCTCGTCATTATGTTCAATGTGACTCATAATAGCCTCAGTGAATTGAATATGCGAAAGGTTAGCCTTAGAATTCTACAAGCTAATGGTGTGCCAATTGCATGATGCAactgtttttatttgtttcttagttatttgattaattaaaaattactaTTGTCAAAGGAGACTAAATATAGAGACTCTCTTTATATTTTCACTATTATCCTAACCACAATGGTACTAATTACTATGAATTTTTTATGGTGATATCATGGAGGTTGATTTCCATACATATTAtctaaaaagttattatttctAACACTAACAtctattgaaataagtgatgaGAAGATagatttttaatatatagttaTAAAAACCTAAGGATGGAGAGGGGTTTGCGGGCTCAAATTCGCGTCAAAATATAACAAACGCTCGTCATagatttatatttgttttagcttatgcaaataCTCGACTCAAAAATAGATTCCGACCctctttgtaacaaaaaaaaagactcgATTCAAATTACCTAGAATTtgatttaacttttaaatatccatattctaaataaaaaagtattattttaaaaacaacttggCTACCTTTTTATAAGCCAAATAATAATTGTCCTACGACAAAAAGATTTCCTagatcaaaaaataataattgagcTGAGTTGACCTAAAACACAAGATGTGCCAAGCACACATTCTAACTTCGGAAAATGCTTTCTTGTGCATAAGTATTTAGACACTAAATGTAGACATACATACATACTTGACAAAAAGTAGAGagggaaaataattaaatactatttattttttaaaatatttacataaaatatattttatgtgtgCCTAAGTCTTGTGTCTAAAAGATTGTGTCCAAACAAGTTTTTTTCACTAACTTCAATATAGTTAATCATAAACAATTTATTTCGAACTCAATCATAACCAaataatttttcatcaaaaacaaaatcataaccaaataattttagaacttcaatcatttttaaaatctcatttttcaaATACTCATCTGACACGTGTTAAATTATAcatgaattaattattttttttaggtgatGAATTAATTAGTTTGACTTGTTCAATATTTGATAAATTGATTTGTTtaattaataaacaaattaaagacCGAGTTTGCTTAAATGAGCCAAATTCAAGTCATAC from Medicago truncatula cultivar Jemalong A17 chromosome 8, MtrunA17r5.0-ANR, whole genome shotgun sequence includes the following:
- the LOC25500909 gene encoding O-glucosyltransferase rumi homolog, which encodes MASSQSFHQAYNKNKRWVSTSALFSFIFLLLFALSTFIIHWIDLSKVTSTTIFKTIEVLNNIKQQPQFPLNCNNETSNSTCPFSYPTTFHLNDDSPSSSCPNYFKWIHEDLKPWEKTGITREMVESGKNMSHFRLVVVNGKAYIDKFAKSYQTRDVFTIWGILQLLRLYPGKIPDLELMFQCGDKNVVDKKKFQGPENVSPPPIFHYCGDEDTLDIVFPDWTFWGWAELHIRPWETTLRNIQEGNKNVKWKDRTPYAFWKGNPAVSPIRKELEKCNASEEHDWNARIYDIQWQKERSKNFQDTKLENQCTYRYKIYAEGATWSVSEKYIIACDSMTMFIEPKYYDFFTRSLIPLQHYWPISAKNMCEEIKFAVDWGNAHLDKAQKIGEGGTNYIIDNLKMKFVYDYMFHLLNSYAKLLRFKPKIPEGAVEVCSESMACSLRGARKHFMVEGMVISPSDTPPCTMPSPYTTQTLHQFLQEKENLIGQVKTRAMNKEL